Proteins encoded together in one bacterium window:
- a CDS encoding HD domain-containing protein, protein MIANRGNDDFSVALAHLSCALGLYWAVYSDGRERVRGVLPPVLPTCVRPGACPLVEADGACPAAAEAPVAGSADLSLRACYAGSARQPAPEIMGALTHAFECHVRAAEDVEATVRELTATYQELAIAYGIMETISLPSSREEMAQALLSRVAAAAGADGACLLCLDKSRGVQPLAIQGMSDEEMEAIRGYLAPSAKRLPAGREPFALPLQDRQVLVSGLQRDERWSGLMALARDAGRPFTSREAKLVQAAGHQAALALRNRSLVDDLRGMFLNTIQALVAAIEIKDAYTCGHSRRVAQAARHTARLLGLPDREAEAVYMSGIVHDIGKIGIERTVLCKTGRLTGEEWEAIRSHPEQGAGIINCIPQLQHLVGGIRYHHERGDGSGYPFGLRQEEIPLASRIIAVCDSYDAMTSERSYRPALSPDVAVVELRSCVETKLSGPVVEAFVETLSDEVEAMAG, encoded by the coding sequence ATGATCGCCAACCGCGGGAACGATGACTTCTCGGTGGCCCTGGCCCACCTGTCGTGTGCGCTGGGGCTGTACTGGGCGGTGTACTCTGACGGACGCGAGCGAGTTCGGGGGGTGTTGCCGCCTGTGCTTCCTACGTGCGTGCGTCCCGGGGCCTGCCCGCTCGTCGAGGCCGACGGGGCCTGCCCTGCGGCGGCCGAGGCCCCTGTGGCCGGCTCGGCGGACCTGTCGCTGCGGGCCTGCTACGCGGGCTCGGCTCGCCAGCCGGCCCCCGAGATCATGGGTGCTCTCACCCATGCTTTCGAGTGCCATGTGCGGGCCGCTGAGGACGTCGAGGCTACCGTGCGGGAGCTGACGGCGACCTACCAGGAACTGGCTATCGCGTACGGGATCATGGAGACCATCAGCCTGCCCAGTTCGCGTGAAGAGATGGCACAGGCCCTGCTGTCGCGCGTGGCTGCGGCGGCCGGGGCTGACGGGGCCTGCCTTCTGTGTCTGGACAAGTCCCGGGGAGTGCAGCCGCTGGCGATTCAGGGCATGTCGGACGAGGAGATGGAGGCCATCCGGGGATACCTGGCGCCGTCGGCCAAGCGGCTGCCGGCGGGGCGAGAGCCCTTCGCTCTGCCCCTGCAGGATCGCCAGGTGCTCGTCAGTGGCCTGCAGCGTGATGAGCGGTGGAGTGGGCTGATGGCGCTGGCGCGCGACGCCGGGCGCCCGTTCACCTCGCGCGAAGCGAAGCTGGTGCAGGCCGCCGGACACCAGGCCGCCCTGGCCCTCCGCAACCGCAGTCTGGTGGACGACCTGCGCGGCATGTTCCTCAACACGATCCAGGCCCTGGTGGCCGCCATCGAGATCAAGGACGCCTACACCTGCGGCCACTCCCGCCGCGTGGCCCAGGCAGCGCGACACACGGCCCGCCTTCTGGGGCTGCCCGACCGCGAGGCCGAGGCTGTCTACATGTCCGGCATTGTGCACGACATCGGCAAGATCGGGATCGAGCGGACGGTGCTGTGCAAGACGGGGCGCCTGACGGGGGAGGAGTGGGAAGCCATCCGCAGCCATCCCGAGCAGGGCGCGGGAATCATCAACTGCATCCCGCAGCTACAACACCTGGTGGGTGGCATACGCTACCACCACGAGCGCGGCGACGGCAGCGGCTATCCCTTCGGCCTGCGCCAGGAGGAGATCCCCCTGGCCTCGCGGATCATCGCCGTGTGCGACAGCTACGATGCCATGACCTCGGAACGGTCCTATCGGCCCGCGCTGTCGCCGGACGTCGCCGTGGTGGAACTGCGGTCCTGCGTGGAGACGAAGCTGAGCGGCCCAGTGGTCGAGGCGTTCGTGGAGACACTGTCCGATGAGGTAGAAGCAATGGCAGGCTAA
- a CDS encoding FliM/FliN family flagellar motor C-terminal domain-containing protein: MPTSDVAQRYEPPSVEAPSHAQEASLQVLGARVQHLLVAAFASFGVTCTPAPEPDWQPRRLEAGFWAVAATWPHGGAWRLLLSPTATTALLAAQLGQDELAEHALTDLDLRLLQLPARALAADLGRELRLAGSPPSPVLARGPVPAGAEAVVAWRMHVAHGPAGGEVVLTVPWADLRACLTPPEGGQRLQREELADAPVVVEAVVVAPPVTPRELLEMQPGDVLALGAGDQQSILRANGAPVAWGRIGAKGATLAISIQHVEGGREA, from the coding sequence ATGCCTACAAGCGATGTCGCCCAGCGCTACGAGCCGCCGTCGGTCGAGGCACCCTCGCATGCCCAGGAGGCCTCCCTGCAAGTCCTCGGGGCCCGGGTGCAGCACTTGCTGGTGGCAGCCTTCGCCTCGTTCGGGGTGACCTGTACGCCGGCCCCCGAGCCGGACTGGCAACCCCGGCGGCTCGAGGCGGGCTTCTGGGCTGTCGCCGCCACATGGCCGCACGGGGGGGCCTGGCGGCTGCTGCTGTCGCCCACGGCCACGACGGCGCTGCTGGCGGCGCAACTGGGGCAGGACGAACTAGCCGAGCACGCCCTCACCGATCTGGACCTGCGCCTGTTGCAGTTGCCCGCCCGGGCACTTGCTGCAGACCTCGGGCGGGAGCTGCGTCTGGCCGGAAGCCCCCCGAGCCCGGTGCTGGCCCGGGGCCCTGTCCCGGCGGGTGCGGAGGCAGTGGTGGCGTGGCGGATGCACGTGGCGCACGGCCCCGCTGGCGGCGAGGTGGTACTGACAGTGCCGTGGGCCGACCTGCGCGCGTGTCTCACGCCGCCCGAGGGGGGGCAGCGACTGCAGCGGGAGGAACTCGCCGACGCGCCGGTGGTGGTGGAAGCTGTCGTGGTGGCGCCGCCGGTGACGCCGCGCGAGTTGCTGGAGATGCAGCCGGGGGACGTGCTGGCTCTCGGAGCTGGCGATCAGCAGAGCATTCTCCGGGCCAACGGCGCGCCCGTGGCGTGGGGACGCATTGGCGCCAAAGGCGCGACGCTGGCCATCAGCATCCAGCATGTGGAGGGGGGCAGGGAGGCGTGA
- a CDS encoding flagellar biosynthetic protein FliP — MRARWLAVAVVVLGCASAASARGGAPVAVNLGATDATSYLRLILLFASVSLAPALLAVMTSFARIVIVLFFLRAGLSSQPLIPNPVLIGLALLLTAFSMSGTLREINDRAAQPLLAGEMSLGAAWEATQAPSRAFLTAHTRVEDLRLFQGFEPSPAPQGLPALHTLAAAYAISELRAAFIIGLVIYLPFVVIDLVVAGTVASLGLVSLPASVVALPFKVLLFVMVDGWRLLAYALLSSLQ; from the coding sequence GTGAGAGCGCGCTGGCTCGCCGTGGCGGTAGTCGTCCTCGGTTGCGCTTCGGCGGCGAGTGCGCGTGGCGGCGCCCCGGTGGCAGTCAACCTCGGGGCGACGGACGCCACGTCCTACCTGCGGCTGATCCTGCTGTTCGCGTCGGTGTCGCTGGCGCCGGCGCTGCTCGCCGTCATGACCTCTTTCGCCCGCATCGTGATCGTGCTGTTCTTCCTGCGGGCAGGGCTAAGTTCCCAACCGCTCATCCCCAACCCCGTCCTGATCGGCCTCGCTCTTCTGCTCACTGCCTTCAGCATGTCCGGCACGTTGCGCGAGATCAACGACCGCGCGGCGCAGCCACTACTGGCCGGGGAGATGAGCCTCGGGGCGGCCTGGGAGGCGACACAGGCGCCGTCGCGGGCGTTCCTGACGGCCCACACCCGGGTGGAGGACCTGCGGCTGTTCCAGGGGTTCGAGCCGTCGCCCGCACCGCAAGGGCTGCCGGCGCTCCACACGCTGGCCGCCGCCTACGCCATCTCGGAGCTGCGGGCGGCGTTCATCATCGGCCTTGTGATCTATCTGCCGTTCGTGGTGATCGACCTGGTGGTGGCGGGCACGGTGGCCTCGCTGGGGCTAGTGTCCCTGCCCGCGTCAGTCGTCGCGCTGCCGTTCAAAGTGCTGCTGTTTGTGATGGTGGATGGGTGGCGACTGCTGGCGTACGCGCTGCTGAGCAGCCTCCAGTAG
- a CDS encoding 4Fe-4S binding protein gives MNLSVQALGLTFRNPIIAAAAGVTETADRLKRCEDAGCGAAIIKSYFQYEPARHSPTPRFTVIRDGLGRDKSFCLYSFEQANIYGLEEFAEEIRKAKTSCEIPIIASLNCITEERWVEGARLVEQAGADAIELNVSCPHGVHIMSHADMMAEMTRALRAVKDSVSIPAIPKMSPQLSQPGAVAQALAEAGADGVTMFNRFTGLDIDLEREEPIMHGGYAGHGGPWSIHYVLRWISDVSPTLPVPILASGGVSDGGDVAKMILVGATLVQTCTAIVMQGYGVVGKLLAGLTDFMEQKGYDDLATFRGALCSRIKSNDDIDRVKRAVAEIKAEQCIKCGLCARVCIYQAPREDKQAYVIPEETCDGCGLCEQLCPARAIVMRPLAVPRTFTLGVK, from the coding sequence ATGAATCTCTCAGTTCAAGCCCTCGGCCTCACCTTCCGCAATCCCATCATCGCCGCCGCGGCTGGCGTCACGGAGACGGCCGACCGGCTCAAGCGCTGCGAGGACGCCGGGTGCGGCGCGGCGATCATCAAGTCGTACTTTCAGTACGAGCCCGCGCGCCATTCCCCGACCCCGCGCTTCACCGTGATTCGTGACGGGCTGGGCCGCGACAAGTCCTTCTGCTTGTACTCCTTCGAGCAGGCCAACATCTACGGCCTCGAGGAGTTCGCCGAGGAGATCCGCAAGGCCAAGACAAGCTGTGAGATCCCCATCATCGCCAGCCTCAACTGCATCACCGAGGAGCGGTGGGTCGAGGGCGCACGGCTCGTGGAGCAGGCCGGCGCCGACGCCATCGAGCTGAACGTGTCCTGCCCCCACGGCGTGCACATCATGTCCCATGCCGACATGATGGCCGAGATGACCCGGGCGCTGCGAGCTGTCAAGGACTCCGTGTCCATTCCCGCGATCCCCAAGATGAGCCCCCAGCTCTCTCAGCCGGGCGCCGTGGCCCAGGCGCTGGCCGAAGCCGGCGCCGACGGCGTCACGATGTTCAACCGCTTCACCGGTCTGGACATCGACCTGGAGCGCGAGGAGCCGATCATGCACGGCGGCTACGCCGGGCATGGCGGCCCCTGGTCCATCCACTACGTGCTGCGCTGGATCTCCGACGTATCGCCCACGCTGCCCGTGCCGATCCTCGCCAGCGGGGGCGTCAGCGACGGCGGTGATGTCGCCAAGATGATCCTGGTCGGCGCCACGCTGGTGCAGACCTGCACGGCCATCGTCATGCAGGGCTACGGGGTCGTCGGCAAGCTGCTGGCCGGGCTGACGGACTTCATGGAGCAGAAGGGCTATGACGACTTGGCCACCTTCCGTGGCGCCCTCTGCAGCCGCATCAAGAGCAATGACGACATTGACCGCGTCAAGCGTGCGGTGGCGGAGATCAAGGCGGAGCAGTGCATCAAGTGTGGGCTCTGCGCCCGCGTGTGCATCTACCAGGCGCCACGCGAGGACAAGCAGGCCTATGTCATCCCCGAAGAGACCTGCGACGGCTGCGGCCTATGCGAGCAGCTCTGCCCGGCCCGCGCCATCGTCATGCGCCCCCTCGCCGTCCCCCGGACGTTCACCCTCGGCGTGAAGTAG
- a CDS encoding FliI/YscN family ATPase yields the protein MCAYAAAESAATITQERERLRALAARVSGLPRMRATGKVAEVSGHTVLAEGPAARVGEICHIRPTDSAPEIAAQVVGFRHGYTLLLPLGRMGGVAPGCPVTATGRALSVPIGRGILGRVLDAFGRPIDGKGDLGETVLRPVESAPPPPLGRQCIVEPLHFGVRAVDTLLTCGKGQRLGIFSGAGVGKSSLLGMMARYHTADVAVVGLVGERGREVRDFLEVNLGEGLARSVVVAATSDEPALVRIAAGLTATTIAEHFRDQGLDVLLIVDSLTRLARAQREVGLAAGEAPTTRGYPASMYEFLARLLERAGSGATGSITGVYAVLVEGDDLQEPVADAVSAILDGHIHLTRELADRGHYPAVDVSGSVSRLMSRLVDEPHTQAAAAFRELLAAHREVEDLIAVGAYRPGARPLADLAVRRRPDMMQFLRQGQHEYADPSDARRRLLALMGPAGDGERQVAHA from the coding sequence ATGTGCGCGTACGCGGCGGCTGAGTCGGCGGCGACCATCACACAGGAGCGCGAGCGGCTGCGGGCTCTGGCCGCGCGAGTGTCGGGCTTGCCCCGGATGCGGGCCACGGGCAAGGTCGCCGAGGTGTCGGGCCATACGGTCCTGGCTGAAGGCCCGGCCGCGCGCGTGGGGGAGATCTGCCACATCCGCCCCACCGACAGCGCGCCGGAGATCGCGGCGCAGGTGGTCGGCTTCCGGCACGGTTACACGCTGCTGCTGCCGCTGGGGCGCATGGGCGGCGTGGCCCCCGGCTGCCCGGTGACGGCGACGGGGCGGGCGCTGAGCGTGCCCATCGGTCGTGGCATTCTGGGGCGGGTTCTGGATGCCTTCGGTCGCCCTATCGATGGCAAGGGCGATCTGGGAGAGACGGTGCTGCGCCCCGTCGAGAGCGCTCCCCCGCCGCCTTTGGGGCGGCAGTGCATCGTCGAGCCGCTGCACTTCGGCGTGCGCGCCGTGGACACGCTGCTGACCTGTGGCAAGGGGCAGCGCCTGGGCATCTTCTCGGGCGCGGGGGTCGGCAAGAGTTCGCTGCTGGGCATGATGGCGCGCTATCACACCGCGGACGTGGCCGTCGTGGGGCTGGTCGGCGAGCGGGGGCGTGAGGTGCGCGATTTTCTGGAGGTCAACCTCGGCGAGGGTCTGGCGCGCTCGGTCGTCGTGGCGGCGACGTCGGACGAGCCGGCCCTGGTGCGCATCGCCGCCGGGCTGACGGCCACGACCATCGCCGAGCACTTCCGGGACCAGGGCCTCGATGTGTTGCTGATTGTGGACTCGCTGACGCGGCTGGCCCGGGCGCAGCGCGAGGTCGGTCTGGCGGCCGGGGAGGCGCCCACCACGCGCGGCTACCCCGCCTCCATGTACGAGTTCCTGGCGCGGCTGCTGGAGCGCGCCGGCAGCGGGGCGACCGGCAGCATCACCGGCGTCTATGCCGTGCTGGTGGAGGGGGATGACCTGCAGGAGCCGGTGGCCGATGCGGTCAGTGCCATCCTCGACGGCCACATCCACCTGACCCGCGAGTTGGCCGACCGGGGGCACTACCCGGCCGTGGATGTCAGCGGCAGCGTCTCGCGGCTGATGTCCCGCCTGGTGGACGAGCCGCACACCCAGGCCGCGGCGGCCTTCCGAGAGCTGTTGGCGGCGCACCGCGAGGTCGAGGACCTGATCGCTGTGGGTGCCTACCGTCCCGGGGCGCGCCCGCTGGCCGATCTGGCGGTCCGCCGGCGACCGGACATGATGCAGTTCCTGCGACAGGGGCAGCACGAATACGCCGATCCGTCCGACGCCCGGCGGCGGCTGCTGGCGCTCATGGGGCCGGCTGGGGACGGGGAGAGGCAGGTGGCACATGCCTGA
- a CDS encoding flagellar assembly protein FliH, with protein sequence MRGLLRQSELQGKVGTIRPFHEEIEPARTLAAPAPPDAGDPERHLRLLGRIAEEMVQERARLLMQIRPEILELALSVAREIVRHEVTADPTVIEHTLAQALQNLHFATKIVARLHPDDLAHLQEHQAAWQEQAAQLEFIADPSIERGGCRLDSDRGGFDATLQTQLATLREALAASYNG encoded by the coding sequence ATGCGCGGACTGCTGCGGCAGAGCGAACTGCAGGGCAAGGTGGGGACGATCCGCCCCTTCCACGAGGAGATCGAGCCTGCCCGCACGCTCGCCGCGCCGGCGCCGCCGGACGCCGGCGACCCGGAGCGACACTTGCGGCTGCTGGGGCGCATCGCCGAGGAGATGGTGCAGGAGCGGGCGCGGCTCCTCATGCAGATCAGGCCCGAGATCCTCGAACTGGCCCTGTCCGTCGCCCGCGAGATCGTCCGCCACGAGGTCACGGCCGACCCCACAGTCATCGAGCACACACTGGCGCAAGCCCTGCAGAACCTGCACTTCGCGACGAAGATCGTGGCGCGCCTGCATCCGGATGATCTGGCGCACCTGCAGGAGCACCAGGCCGCCTGGCAGGAGCAGGCGGCGCAACTGGAGTTCATCGCCGACCCGAGCATCGAGCGCGGCGGCTGTCGCCTCGATAGCGACCGGGGAGGCTTCGACGCCACCTTGCAGACCCAGTTGGCCACTCTGCGCGAGGCCCTGGCGGCTTCGTACAATGGATGA
- a CDS encoding flagellar biosynthetic protein FliQ, which translates to MYWAAGSALLQNALLMALWLSLPLLAAIVAAGLLGAYLQNLLGLSDQSSLLAPKLLAAGVALALFGAWMLSLSCGYWGSLWLAAASLVHAR; encoded by the coding sequence ATGTACTGGGCTGCCGGGAGCGCACTGCTCCAGAACGCACTGCTGATGGCCCTGTGGTTGTCGCTGCCGCTGCTGGCGGCGATTGTGGCCGCCGGACTGCTGGGCGCCTACCTACAGAACCTCCTGGGGCTCAGCGACCAGAGCAGTCTCCTGGCGCCGAAGCTCCTGGCGGCAGGCGTGGCGCTGGCGCTGTTCGGGGCGTGGATGCTGAGCCTGTCGTGCGGCTACTGGGGCTCGCTCTGGCTGGCGGCCGCCTCCCTGGTGCACGCGCGATGA
- a CDS encoding FliM/FliN family flagellar motor switch protein, producing MALYDTDVPVRMADQFQPATEPQLTALSEVPLQVTVRLGSTRLALRELLELEVGSVLLLDREVGEPAEIMVGDRVIALGELVRVDNDLGVRITQVSASGL from the coding sequence GTGGCTTTGTATGACACGGATGTGCCGGTAAGGATGGCGGATCAGTTCCAGCCTGCGACGGAGCCGCAACTGACGGCGCTGTCAGAGGTCCCGCTGCAGGTGACGGTGCGCCTGGGGTCAACCCGACTGGCCCTGCGCGAACTGCTCGAACTGGAGGTCGGCTCCGTGCTGCTGCTCGACCGGGAAGTGGGCGAACCCGCGGAGATCATGGTGGGCGACCGGGTCATCGCCCTGGGGGAGCTGGTGCGAGTGGACAACGACCTGGGAGTGCGGATCACGCAGGTCTCGGCCTCGGGGCTGTGA
- a CDS encoding flagellar biosynthetic protein FliR, protein MMPALWPVWGLVFARAAGLLALAPPTGWRHFPPSLRLAVAAVLTGPLALAIAPAGAPLALTMPEYVAAVAREAAVGLLMGLGLWLLVWGAFAAGHLQDVVGGFAAADEEDGPLAGLFTVLVLVFFVQLNGLHWLVAFFRQSYVLLPPGQAADLTAAASWVYWPSLFFTGLLQLAGPVVLGTVLAALMVSSLQRVLPELRAAEVLPAARALVTLLALGVVAPLLGAVLLHQVSVVADVTARWLATLG, encoded by the coding sequence ATGATGCCTGCCCTGTGGCCGGTGTGGGGTCTGGTGTTCGCACGGGCGGCCGGGCTGCTGGCCCTGGCGCCGCCCACGGGGTGGCGGCACTTCCCCCCGTCGCTGCGCCTGGCGGTGGCGGCGGTGCTGACGGGACCGCTGGCTCTGGCCATCGCGCCGGCAGGAGCGCCTCTGGCCCTCACGATGCCTGAGTATGTGGCAGCGGTGGCGCGCGAGGCGGCGGTGGGCCTGCTGATGGGTCTCGGGCTCTGGCTGCTGGTGTGGGGGGCATTCGCTGCCGGGCACCTGCAGGACGTGGTGGGCGGCTTCGCCGCCGCGGACGAGGAGGACGGACCGCTGGCGGGGCTCTTCACCGTGCTGGTTCTGGTGTTCTTCGTGCAGCTCAACGGCCTGCACTGGCTCGTCGCGTTCTTCCGGCAGTCATATGTCCTGCTGCCGCCGGGGCAGGCCGCCGACCTGACGGCAGCGGCCTCGTGGGTGTATTGGCCTAGCCTGTTCTTCACGGGGCTCCTGCAACTGGCCGGGCCGGTGGTGTTGGGGACGGTGCTGGCTGCCCTGATGGTCAGCAGCCTGCAGCGCGTCCTGCCCGAGTTGCGGGCGGCGGAGGTGCTACCGGCCGCCCGCGCCCTGGTGACGCTGCTGGCGTTGGGCGTGGTCGCCCCGCTGCTGGGGGCGGTGCTGTTGCACCAGGTCAGCGTCGTGGCCGACGTGACAGCTCGGTGGCTGGCGACACTGGGGTAA
- a CDS encoding response regulator, producing MSAEAIPKRDVQNARGRPPEGGADRGVLHLHHLAEEAPATHQPVVLVVDDDIFVCRAVACILREARCVRVYAARDGQEALDLASEVLPALIIIDLKMPGPPAAEVCRALRAVPGLERTRICVLTGILAEAEVMQDLRPYINGVLTKPPDPRALVALVDGV from the coding sequence ATGTCCGCCGAAGCCATCCCGAAACGGGACGTACAGAATGCCCGGGGGAGGCCGCCCGAGGGCGGCGCCGACCGCGGCGTACTGCATCTGCACCACCTGGCCGAGGAAGCGCCGGCCACCCATCAGCCCGTCGTGCTGGTGGTGGATGACGACATCTTCGTGTGCCGGGCCGTGGCTTGCATCCTCCGGGAGGCGCGGTGTGTCCGGGTGTACGCCGCGCGCGACGGGCAGGAGGCCCTCGACCTGGCAAGCGAAGTCCTGCCCGCCCTCATCATCATTGACCTCAAAATGCCCGGGCCGCCTGCGGCCGAAGTCTGCCGCGCTCTGCGGGCCGTGCCGGGTCTGGAGCGCACGCGCATCTGCGTACTGACGGGCATTCTAGCCGAAGCCGAAGTCATGCAGGACCTGCGGCCGTACATCAATGGAGTGCTGACCAAGCCGCCTGACCCGCGGGCGCTGGTCGCGCTGGTGGACGGGGTGTGA
- a CDS encoding EscU/YscU/HrcU family type III secretion system export apparatus switch protein has product MSDEIKRYPATPRRLERLRQTGLSPASAAVTAAVAIVAATGGLVLLGGRLCGWLAGLLAQDLQRPMVEAAALPGLLATRLLQGGLAVALVALGAMGVALLAQIAQGGVVQRSSKQMYLPMTHDAGASRPRFSVMSFWLGLLALCALAVLLRSWLQGLSAQTAWPDPRGSSGALALWWRWLAVLVAVAILHGVATRLSYLSRAQMSHREMLEDRRETEGAWLKRRRVSEWLQHRLRRRP; this is encoded by the coding sequence ATGAGCGACGAGATCAAGCGCTATCCTGCGACGCCCCGGCGGCTGGAGCGACTGCGCCAGACGGGGCTCAGCCCTGCGAGTGCGGCCGTGACGGCGGCCGTGGCGATCGTGGCCGCGACCGGCGGGCTGGTGCTGCTGGGCGGGAGGCTCTGCGGCTGGCTCGCGGGCCTGCTGGCGCAGGATCTGCAGCGCCCGATGGTAGAGGCAGCGGCGCTGCCGGGGCTGCTGGCGACGCGGCTGCTGCAGGGCGGACTCGCGGTTGCACTGGTGGCCCTGGGGGCAATGGGGGTGGCCCTCCTGGCTCAGATCGCCCAGGGCGGCGTTGTGCAACGCTCAAGTAAACAGATGTATCTGCCGATGACTCACGATGCCGGCGCAAGTCGTCCCCGTTTCTCTGTGATGTCGTTCTGGTTGGGCCTATTAGCTCTGTGCGCACTTGCCGTGCTGCTCCGCAGTTGGCTGCAGGGGCTGTCGGCACAGACCGCATGGCCCGATCCCCGCGGATCGTCGGGGGCGCTGGCGTTGTGGTGGCGCTGGCTGGCGGTGCTGGTGGCGGTGGCGATCCTGCATGGTGTGGCGACACGGCTGAGCTACCTGAGCCGGGCGCAGATGAGCCACCGCGAGATGCTGGAGGACCGGCGGGAGACCGAGGGGGCGTGGCTGAAGCGGCGGCGGGTCAGTGAGTGGCTGCAGCACCGATTGCGAAGGAGACCGTAA
- a CDS encoding FHIPEP family type III secretion protein, producing MNGSALQRVRWSREHLVALAGLLALLVLLLPLPPFVLDLLLTASLAFGLAVLLVALSAEGPLGFPSLPGVLVVGSMVRVALALAAARSLLAYGTVGTLAQTLGGMLTSAGENPIGGVVALGLLMLTSYVVLSLGLMRLAEVAARFALDALPGQQMALDAALGSGRLEAEAGAARAEALQTQNAFYGAMDGAARFLRGEMLAVAVIVVVAPLAALAPGGATALGWTEAVVFSLGLGIVVLAPGLLTMAGAAVVLSRTRAADAAGSLGRVLLQPGLLVTVAVALLAVALAPGAGRAPLLIGAAAVGGLAYYATKRRVPEAPASEPPVTLQLRLGAGLLSLTAQPDLIQWLNRQRVALSDELGFAVPTFVVSDDPTLPPHDFAIALNGAVLAQAPLRPGRQLAVAPARSLALPEGEQVVLPDGRRATWLREADDDPGAEDGTQRLSPREALALYVRSALSGAAPELFDLQRAHELLEMVRVSHPAVARAYEAAGLTEQELRQVGRALLAERVPLVERVSLLEAIAEAGPAADLAERVRPALQRTITRLVAPEGTLCALALTEGMQQELRTAMQAAGDGAAVALPPERAEHWREALRRAQRQHAESATGAVVLCPPELRPAVAELAREAGAVVAVVRAGELLPLTEVLSMGALPEYETGPVAAPAAGS from the coding sequence ATGAATGGGAGTGCCCTGCAGCGGGTGCGCTGGTCGCGCGAGCACCTGGTGGCTTTGGCGGGCCTGTTGGCGCTGCTGGTGCTACTGCTGCCGCTGCCGCCCTTCGTGCTCGACCTGCTCCTGACCGCGAGCCTGGCCTTCGGTCTGGCGGTGCTGCTCGTGGCACTGTCGGCGGAGGGGCCGCTGGGCTTCCCGTCGCTGCCGGGGGTGCTGGTGGTGGGCAGCATGGTGCGGGTGGCGCTGGCGTTGGCGGCGGCGCGCAGCCTGCTGGCCTACGGCACCGTCGGGACACTGGCGCAGACGCTGGGGGGAATGCTGACGTCCGCAGGCGAGAACCCCATTGGTGGTGTCGTCGCCCTGGGGCTGCTCATGCTGACCTCGTACGTGGTCCTGAGCCTGGGGCTCATGCGCCTGGCGGAGGTGGCGGCGCGCTTTGCGCTGGATGCGCTGCCGGGGCAGCAGATGGCGCTGGACGCGGCTCTGGGCAGTGGCCGGCTGGAGGCGGAGGCCGGGGCGGCCCGGGCCGAGGCGTTGCAGACCCAGAACGCCTTCTACGGGGCGATGGACGGCGCCGCGCGCTTCCTGCGAGGTGAGATGCTGGCGGTCGCCGTGATCGTGGTCGTGGCGCCCCTGGCGGCGTTGGCGCCGGGCGGGGCGACGGCGCTGGGCTGGACGGAGGCCGTCGTCTTCTCGCTGGGGCTGGGGATCGTCGTGCTGGCTCCGGGACTGCTCACGATGGCCGGCGCGGCCGTGGTGCTGTCGCGCACCCGGGCCGCCGATGCCGCCGGGAGCCTCGGCCGGGTGCTGCTGCAACCCGGGTTGCTGGTCACGGTCGCCGTGGCGCTGCTGGCCGTCGCCCTGGCGCCGGGCGCAGGCCGTGCGCCCCTGCTGATCGGCGCTGCCGCCGTCGGCGGCCTGGCGTACTATGCCACGAAGCGGCGCGTGCCTGAAGCACCGGCGTCCGAGCCCCCCGTGACGCTGCAGTTGCGACTGGGCGCCGGCCTGCTGTCGCTGACGGCCCAGCCGGACCTGATCCAGTGGCTGAACCGGCAGCGTGTGGCGCTGTCCGATGAACTGGGGTTCGCTGTGCCGACGTTCGTCGTCAGTGATGACCCGACGCTGCCGCCGCATGACTTCGCCATCGCCCTCAACGGCGCCGTACTGGCGCAGGCTCCGCTGCGGCCGGGACGGCAACTGGCCGTGGCGCCTGCCCGAAGCCTCGCACTGCCGGAGGGCGAGCAGGTCGTCCTGCCCGATGGCCGCCGTGCGACGTGGCTGCGCGAGGCCGATGACGATCCTGGTGCGGAGGACGGGACGCAGCGGCTGTCGCCGCGGGAAGCGCTGGCGCTGTACGTGCGGTCGGCGCTGTCGGGGGCGGCCCCCGAGTTGTTCGACCTGCAGCGGGCGCACGAACTGCTGGAGATGGTGCGCGTGAGCCATCCGGCCGTGGCGCGGGCCTACGAGGCAGCCGGCCTGACAGAGCAGGAGTTGCGGCAGGTGGGTCGGGCGCTGCTGGCCGAGCGGGTGCCGCTTGTGGAGCGCGTATCGCTGCTGGAGGCGATAGCGGAGGCGGGGCCGGCGGCCGACCTGGCCGAGCGCGTGCGCCCGGCACTGCAGCGGACCATCACGCGGCTGGTGGCGCCCGAAGGAACGCTCTGCGCGCTGGCACTGACCGAGGGGATGCAGCAGGAGCTGCGGACCGCTATGCAGGCGGCGGGCGACGGGGCGGCGGTGGCCTTGCCCCCCGAGCGGGCCGAGCACTGGCGCGAGGCGCTGCGCCGGGCCCAGCGGCAGCATGCGGAGTCGGCCACGGGGGCCGTAGTCCTGTGTCCGCCTGAGCTGCGGCCGGCGGTGGCGGAGTTGGCACGGGAAGCGGGCGCCGTGGTGGCAGTGGTGCGCGCGGGCGAGTTGCTGCCGCTCACCGAAGTGCTGAGCATGGGCGCGCTGCCCGAATACGAGACCGGTCCGGTGGCGGCACCGGCGGCGGGGAGTTGA